From a single Sander vitreus isolate 19-12246 chromosome 4, sanVit1, whole genome shotgun sequence genomic region:
- the LOC144516256 gene encoding uncharacterized protein LOC144516256, with product MVSEVQGRWPALFCEAEIQADFYRLTNKNLIDNFSTAINQHTPGLLRLYRARRAAFPSEMDQLLKGLDEETNDITTHRQAAALKGLPLYLRDTRSCSGVVWILTQKRSRQRASLWGYLIQWRMIKVRLLQELQM from the exons ATGGTGTCAGAGGTTCAGGGACGATGGCCTGCTCTGTTTTGCGAGGCAGAG ATCCAGGCCGACTTCTATCGGCTCACCAACAAGAACCTAATAGACAACTTTAGCACAGCCATCAATCAGCACACTCCAGGACTGCTTAGACTCTATCGGGCTAGGAGGGCAGCTTTTCCGTCTGAGATGGATCAACTCCTTAAGGGACTGGATGAAGAG accaatgacatcacaacacacagacaggctgCAGCCTTGAAGGGCCTTCCTTTGTATCTCCGTGACACGAGAAGCTGTTCAGGAGTTGTCTG GATACTGACCCAGAAGAGGAGCAGACAAAGGGCCTCATTGTGGGGATACTTAATACAATGGAGGATGATCAAAGTACGGCTCCTGCAAGAGTTGCAAATGTAG